In the Dolichospermum flos-aquae CCAP 1403/13F genome, AGCGATCGCACTTCCTCAGTACCCTGGGATGGTTCAAAGGAAAGGGGAAATTTGCCTTTGACTAGCATTCTTAAACCTAAAGGTGCAAGACTAAGTAATCCTTGTAAATCGCGCAAATAATTACCAACTACTTGCATCCCAAATTGACGTTCATCAATCCAACCACCTTGTTTGACTAAATCTACTAAAACTTTACGGTGACGAATTGCTCGACTATCACTCGCTTCTTTGCGTTCCAGAATTTCCTGTTTAATTTTGGTGATTTGCTCTAATGGGGCAACTTCCATAGGACAAACTGAATCACAATATAGACAACGAGTACAACCCCAAACTCCTTGAGTTCCTGCGCTATAGTTTTCTAATCGTTCTTCTGTATTACTATCGCGGGAATCTGCCACCATGCGATAGGCTTTAGCTAAGGCATGGGGACCAACAAAGTCAGGATTGACTTCCAGAGCATTACATTCAGAATAACAAGCCCCACACATAATACAATTGCCCGTTTGATCAAGAAGCGATCGCTCTTGAGGCGTTTGTAAGAACTCTCTTTCGGGAACTTGTCTACTTGCTGTACTTACATAAGGGGCAACTTTCTGCAAATTATTCCAAAAACCATTCATATCCACAACCAAATCTTTAATTACAGGCATATTCCCCAAAGGTGCAACTGTAATTTCTGGAGTAGCCTGAGACTGATTTGCCAATGATGATATTTTCTCCAGTCTAGCCAGTTCACTCCCCACATTTTCCTTACAAGCCAAAGCAGAACGCCCATTAATCCGCACAGCACAACTACCACAAATTGTATTGCGGCAATTTTTGCGAAATGCTAAAGTTCCATCTTGTTCCCACTTAATCTGATTGAGACAATCCAGGATAGTATTCCCTGGTTCTACCTCCAAAACGTAGGATTTGAAAACAGGGTGAGAATTTTCTTGTTGTCGAGTAATCTTAAAAATAACTTCCATTATTATCAATCCAAATCTTGGGTTCAAATCTTCTCTATGCCTTACCCACCTCAAAATCATGAAGCTAGGGAGGGATGAAGTCCAAAGCATGAAGTATAAACAGACATTTTCTCTTATGCTTGACTTGACCGCAGCCTTCACCCTTAATCCTTTACACTTAATACTTCTTTCGTCAAGCCCTAGTTATCAAAATTCTACATCTTTAAATATATAGAAGTGTTAAAGCAAGTGAAAATCTTTCCTCATGGCTATCAAATACCCAATAGATGTGGTAAATTTATTCTTCCCCTAGACAGACGTAGATAATCTGACGAGAGCTTTGAATCTGACGGTGATCAATAATGGGGATTTTCCACCCCGGTTTTTGTTTCTAGTCACTGATAGCTGGCGTAGCGAAGCCATAGAAACTCTATAATTTAACTGATTCACTCCAAGAAAGCTAGTCGGAATTAGATTAACTTTCATAAAAGTCTTGACATTCTCCTCCTGACAGTATGAAGCCTTGGGAAAATCTCTACTGCATTTTACCTCCTCAACTCCAGCGCGTGAGATCAAAATTTAACCGAAATATGAATTTTAAATTCAAAAAATATTTTGCTATTATTATTTCATGCTAGTATTTAATAGAAAATTACGAACTAACAAAATTAGAGACAATAACCGCATAAGCGCGGCTAACACTTCTAAGTTTACTCGTAATGTAGAGACTGGAAAATTCATGTCTCTACTGGCAGAATAAAAGGGTGTATGTTCGTTAGACCACATACAAATACTAGGCTATCTTCAGCTAAAGAAGAGAATTAGGTGCAAGCCGATAACTCAAAAGCAAGTAAGATTGGCAGTGAATGTGAAAAACCTGTAATTTATTGGCTCTACGACTTTTTTGGAGTAGAACTAACCTGATTTGTAAAGGTGGCTTGAAGTTACACTGATACAACAGCGCCCAAAGAGAAAATAATTTAATTTCTGATGGCCAATGATGGTTAAAAGCGCAGTAAAATTACTGAAATAAATGTTTGTGGTAACTATGACTTAGAAACCTATTATAGATAACTATGATAGAGTCATTCGTTGCTTCCATATCAGCAGGAATTCACCCATCACCCTCATGTTTTGTTTATTTCTGAAGTCCAGTTGCGCTGATTGCTCAATACTGGACTCACAAGAAAATTTTTAAATGGCTAACGCCATGCTACGCTATCAATTTGAAGAGATTAAGGAAAATTAGAACATAATGGCTGAAACCGCAACTGCCCCATTAACTGGAAAAACATTACTAGCGAAAGTTAAAGAACTTTCCACTTTACCACGTCGGGAAAGAGCAAAGCAATGTGGTTATTACACCGTTACTAAAAATAGCCAAGTTCGGGTTAATTTAACAGACTTTTATGATGCTTTATTGTCAGCTAGAGGCATTCCCCTCAGCCCAGAAGCACCAAAAGATGGACGTGGCCGCGAACCGACATACCGGGTTAGTGTTCATCAAAATGGTCAAATTGTGATTGGTGCAACTTACACCAAAGCGATGAACCTAAAGCCCGGTGATGAATTTGAAATTAGACTAGGTTACAAACATATTCACTTGATTCAACTTGGTGAAGGTGACAAACAATTAACCCAGTCAGATGATGGTGCTGATGAATCAGACGCAGAAGAATAAATTTTTTCACCTATCAGGGCTAGTTTTTCCGTTAATGCTGAAAAATTTATCCCTAAAGCTACCGCTAATTAGTAGCTGTAGTTAAATAATTTCAGTGGCATAAGACATAAAAAACGTTTTGGCCTCTTCCATTAGTCACAAATTCTAGTAGAGTCTTGATGAATAATCAAGAAATCTGTTGTTGCAGGAAGTTAGTCATGTTTTTTATGTCTATTGCGCTGTCATTTTTAGAGTTATCGGCCAATCCTTTGCTGGAGTTTCTCAAAGATACACCAGTATTTTTGGTCATGGCTTTTTTTATTGTTTGGATAGGTTGCTGGTTGCCATTGGTAGCAATTTTAGCCATTACCTTAAATTGGCAAATACATAAATCTTTACAACCTGAGCAAAAAATTCCTTTATTAGTATCTCTCTATTTATTAGTACCCCTAATTCTCTGGGGATTCCAATGGTTGAAATTGGGTTCTTTCCCTGATTATGGATTAGTAGGGGAAGTTTCTATTTTCGCTTCTTTATTGCTAGGTTTTGGCTTGGGTGTTTTCAGTCTAGCTATCGTATTTCTTGGGCAAATTTGCGCTGGTTGGTGCTATTTAGAAAAATCTCATATTAAGTTAATACCATCTAGTTTATTGACAATTTCCCTAGTGGCTTTGTTTGTGGGGGGAATCGAAGAACTGGTATTTCGGGGATTTATATTCACTCAATTAGAACAAAATTATTCAATTTGGTTAGCTGCAATTATTTCTAGCTCGATTTTTGCTGTCTTACATTTGGTCTGGGAACAAACAGAAACTCTTCCTCAACTGCCTGGATTATGGCTCATGGGTATGGTATTGGTATTAGCCAGATTAGCTGATGGGCATAATTTAGGGATAGCTTGGGGACTTCATGCTGGTTGGGTATGGGCGATCGCTACTATAGATACAGCAGGATTAATCACCTATACAGATAAAGTTTCTGCATGGGTGACAGGTATCAATAAAAAACCCCTCGCGGGGTTAACAGGAATTATGTGTGTTTCGGCGACGGGGGGAGTGCTTTTATGGGTATCTGGAATTTTTAACTAGTGTTTTTCGCGCAAAGTCGCAAAGAAGCAAAGGCGCAAAGAATAGAAGAATTACTTGATTGTGGTTAAGAATTGGCGTAAGCTGACTAAGCTCAGGGTTTGTCCTAAGTTTAGGGGTAGGATGGATATGCCTTCTAATCGGGATTGTATCCAGCCTTCTCCCCAGTACCATTCGTGAAAGCCGTCAATGCCTCCACTCAGTAGTAAGCGCAGGCAATTGGGTTTTACTACGTCTACTCGATGATGAATGGATATGGGCCCTGTGTGAGTAGTAAATTCAAATCCTGACGGTAATTCTGTGGGCATTTCTGGGGGGAAACTTTGCCCCAATAGCCATTTTTTTAGTTGTGCAGGATGCAAAATACTGTCATGAATGGCATTGGCTGATGCTGCGATTTCAATACGGATTTGGCTTTGTTGAAATGTACCTAGCATAGTAATTAGTAATTGGTAATTGGTAATTGGTAATTGGTAATTGGTAATTGGGTAATTTCCTTCTTCCTTCCTTCCTTCTTCCTTCTTTCTTCCTCCTCTCCTGACTCCTGACTCCTGACTCCTTCTTCCTTCTTCTGACTCGAAACAACTTAGAATATAAAAGTCATCTTGTAAAGAATTGTAAGGTTTTTCATGGCAGATCAATTGATTCGTGCGACTGCGGCGGATGGTGGTATTAAGGCTGTAGGCGTGATTACCACCCGGTTAACAGAAGAGGCTAGACAACGCCATAAATTATCTTATGTGGCTACAGCAGCTTTGGGAAGAAGTATGGCGGCTGGTTTGTTGATGGCTTCCAGTATGAAACGGGTCGGTTCTAGGGTAAATGTGCGAGTTAAGGGCGATGGTCTTTTAGGTGGTATATTGGCAGATGCGGGCTTAGATGGCACTGTTAGGGGCTATGTTGGTAATCCCTCTGTGGAATTGCCTCCCAATGATCAGGGTAAACTAGATGTTGGGGGGGCAGTGGGTACAGGTTTTCTTTATGTAGTCCGCGATATTGGCCATGGCTTTCCTTACTCTAGTACGGTAGAACTTGTTTCTGGGGAAATAGGTGACGATGTTGCTCACTATTTAGCAAATTCTGAACAAACTCCTTCCGCTTTAGTTTTGGGTGTGTTTGTGGGAGAACAGGGTGTGACGGCTGCCGGAGGAATATTGATACAGGTGTTACCGAAAGCTGCGAGGGATGAGGAGTTAGTGGCTACATTAGAATCACGGGTTTCGGCTTTATCCGGGTTTACGCCATTACTGCAAGCAGGTAAAACACTGATAGAAATTTTTAACGATTTGTTAGGAGATATGGGATTGAACATATTTCCGGAAACTCAGATGTTACGCTTTCATTGTGGCTGCTCTTTTGATCGGGTGCTAGGGGCGCTGAAAATATTGGGAGAAGCGGAACTACAAGACATGATTGTGAAAGATAATGGTGCAGAAGCAACTTGTGAGTTTTGCGGTAATATTTATCAAGCAAGTAGTGATGATTTAACCCAGTTAATTGGAGATTTGCAAAGAGAATCTGCAATTTCTGGTTAATGTAACTAGTCACACTCAAACCAAAAAACAGTAATGTTATTGATGAGGGTGATGAATTTCTCGGATGGGTTTTTCTAGATGGGAAAGTTAGGATAGCAAACATAAAATTATCTATATTGATCTACCTACTTTCATATCGCTATTCAATTAGTGTGGTGTGAGCAATGACAGAGCGGGATATTCCAGATAATTGGTCTTCGGACCAAGCAGGAGAACCAATTGGGTTTGAACCCAACTATATATCAAATAATCAAACTGCTGATACTGCTGCAATTGGTGCTAATTCTCAGTCCATGAAGAAAAGCAAAAAGCCAGATGGCACAGGTTTGGCGATAAATGATAATTCAGAATCTACTTTTAATCTCAGTGTTTTAATTGAGAAATTGCCCCCTTGGACTAAAAATTGGGTAGTTTGGGCAGCAGTATTAACTTTAATTCCTGGAAGTATGGGTTTTCTCGCTCTATCCATCCTGTTTAAGTTACCATCTGCCCCTAATTGTCCACAGATTTTCTGGCCTTTGGCTAGTGCGTCAGTGAGGGTACACTGCGCTCAGTTGGCGGCTTCTAAGCAAACTATTAATGATTTGCTGCAAGCGATTACTCTCGTCAAGCAATTACCAGAAAATCACCCACTACGAGGCGAAATTAATCGTCTTTTGGAGGAATGGTCACGGGATATTTTAAAATTAGCTGATCAGAGTTTCCAAGGAGGGAATTTGGAGGAAGCGATCGCTACAGCCCGAAAAATTCCTCCTGATGTCAAGGTTAGTGAACTGGTTGAAGAACAAATTCAAAAATGGCAAACGATTTGGTCAAAGGCTGAAGGAATTTACCAAGAAGCTGAAAAAGAATTGCGTCAACGACATTGGCAATCGGCTTTTATGCTCACAGCTAAATTACTGCGGGTAGATAATAAATACTGGGCAAGCACTAAATATGATCAATTAAATAACATTATTGTTACAGCGCGGGAAGATGGGGATAAACTTTACAAAGCAGAAGATTTAGCAAAGAGTCGCAATTTAGATAATTTACTCAAAGCTATTAAACTAGCTGAGGCGATTAAACCGGATAGTTATTTATATCAAAAAGCCAAAGAGTTAATATCAGGATTTGCTCGAAAAATGCTCACACTCGCACAAGC is a window encoding:
- a CDS encoding succinate dehydrogenase/fumarate reductase iron-sulfur subunit, with translation MEVIFKITRQQENSHPVFKSYVLEVEPGNTILDCLNQIKWEQDGTLAFRKNCRNTICGSCAVRINGRSALACKENVGSELARLEKISSLANQSQATPEITVAPLGNMPVIKDLVVDMNGFWNNLQKVAPYVSTASRQVPEREFLQTPQERSLLDQTGNCIMCGACYSECNALEVNPDFVGPHALAKAYRMVADSRDSNTEERLENYSAGTQGVWGCTRCLYCDSVCPMEVAPLEQITKIKQEILERKEASDSRAIRHRKVLVDLVKQGGWIDERQFGMQVVGNYLRDLQGLLSLAPLGLRMLVKGKFPLSFEPSQGTEEVRSLIESVQNTD
- a CDS encoding AbrB family transcriptional regulator, whose translation is MAETATAPLTGKTLLAKVKELSTLPRRERAKQCGYYTVTKNSQVRVNLTDFYDALLSARGIPLSPEAPKDGRGREPTYRVSVHQNGQIVIGATYTKAMNLKPGDEFEIRLGYKHIHLIQLGEGDKQLTQSDDGADESDAEE
- a CDS encoding CPBP family intramembrane glutamic endopeptidase, whose amino-acid sequence is MFFMSIALSFLELSANPLLEFLKDTPVFLVMAFFIVWIGCWLPLVAILAITLNWQIHKSLQPEQKIPLLVSLYLLVPLILWGFQWLKLGSFPDYGLVGEVSIFASLLLGFGLGVFSLAIVFLGQICAGWCYLEKSHIKLIPSSLLTISLVALFVGGIEELVFRGFIFTQLEQNYSIWLAAIISSSIFAVLHLVWEQTETLPQLPGLWLMGMVLVLARLADGHNLGIAWGLHAGWVWAIATIDTAGLITYTDKVSAWVTGINKKPLAGLTGIMCVSATGGVLLWVSGIFN
- the hslO gene encoding Hsp33 family molecular chaperone HslO; this encodes MADQLIRATAADGGIKAVGVITTRLTEEARQRHKLSYVATAALGRSMAAGLLMASSMKRVGSRVNVRVKGDGLLGGILADAGLDGTVRGYVGNPSVELPPNDQGKLDVGGAVGTGFLYVVRDIGHGFPYSSTVELVSGEIGDDVAHYLANSEQTPSALVLGVFVGEQGVTAAGGILIQVLPKAARDEELVATLESRVSALSGFTPLLQAGKTLIEIFNDLLGDMGLNIFPETQMLRFHCGCSFDRVLGALKILGEAELQDMIVKDNGAEATCEFCGNIYQASSDDLTQLIGDLQRESAISG